The Chloroflexota bacterium genome window below encodes:
- a CDS encoding DUF6259 domain-containing protein: protein MFYLENDQIRFALSERAEIVQFQNKITGHKYIAQPRGCWKLIFRDDVSDENAIWPEEQAPQVAKTEELITVTYRHLCYRDRILQIGLRFRFELSGDQVTAWAEIDNDQDVEIAELHFPIVGGIASLAGDPAQDILVWPDGLGKRIVAPLHTDFGEFTSFRGYEAPDQHHRNLYLLYPGPASMQWYELCNEQEGLYMGSYDPSLQSTCLNVEKDMKRETLSLSFVKLPFLKKGENWQSSPFVVSAHAGDWHVGAKKYRRWADDTWWSAPAPPVWVKRFKGWLRVILKHQYGEILRDYAQLPALYKEAQASGMDTVFILGWIPGGFSHKWPEYYPDPAMGGEDGLKTAIDEIHAAGGKVLVFVSYYVVDRDTDFYREVGHRISLKNVWNVEYSFAETYSGEGVWRRVASGRMPLACMCPSTPEWQEKMLDVGRRIVEMGADGVLYDIGGYTPVLCFDSSHPHDKPSTAFATKAENYRQLRANVKALNSEAAMCMEHTVDVYGQHMDIAHSLDGAWPDPRAFPALYRYTFPEHICMNRECGEDEDDYLTKANYTFVYGLRFDMTIFRCRGTLSDIPHYAAYLGKLNRIRDAHGDLLLEGTFVDGEGIELGNPSIVAKSYRIAEHLAVVAWNPASERQPLLIRAPEYRLVKTVTVDGEAHLPLETLNPNQIAVLIYVST from the coding sequence CCGCGCGGCTGCTGGAAGTTGATTTTCCGCGACGATGTCAGTGACGAAAACGCCATCTGGCCGGAGGAGCAAGCCCCTCAGGTAGCAAAGACCGAAGAGCTGATCACGGTCACGTACCGGCATCTCTGCTATCGAGATCGCATCCTCCAGATCGGCCTCCGATTCCGCTTTGAACTGTCCGGAGACCAGGTGACGGCGTGGGCTGAGATCGACAACGATCAAGACGTGGAGATCGCAGAGCTGCATTTTCCTATCGTCGGGGGGATCGCGTCTCTAGCAGGCGACCCGGCCCAGGATATCCTCGTGTGGCCAGACGGATTGGGAAAGCGGATCGTCGCCCCCCTGCACACAGATTTTGGCGAGTTCACGTCTTTCCGGGGATATGAAGCGCCGGACCAGCACCATCGCAACCTGTATCTGCTCTATCCGGGTCCGGCCTCGATGCAGTGGTACGAGCTGTGCAACGAGCAGGAAGGGCTCTATATGGGCTCCTATGATCCCTCCCTACAGAGCACGTGCCTCAACGTCGAAAAGGACATGAAGCGAGAGACACTGTCACTGAGCTTTGTCAAGCTCCCCTTCCTGAAAAAGGGCGAAAATTGGCAATCCAGCCCCTTTGTCGTCTCAGCTCACGCTGGCGATTGGCACGTCGGGGCCAAAAAATACCGCCGCTGGGCAGATGATACCTGGTGGTCAGCGCCTGCCCCACCGGTGTGGGTCAAACGCTTCAAGGGTTGGCTGCGTGTGATCCTCAAGCACCAGTATGGCGAGATACTGCGCGACTATGCCCAGCTCCCCGCCCTGTACAAAGAGGCGCAGGCGTCCGGCATGGACACGGTCTTTATTCTGGGCTGGATACCAGGCGGATTCTCTCACAAGTGGCCCGAGTACTATCCCGACCCGGCGATGGGCGGCGAGGACGGACTAAAAACCGCCATCGACGAGATCCACGCCGCTGGGGGCAAAGTGCTGGTCTTTGTAAGCTATTACGTAGTGGATCGCGACACCGACTTTTATCGCGAGGTCGGACATCGCATCTCGCTCAAGAATGTATGGAACGTCGAGTATTCGTTTGCAGAGACCTACTCGGGCGAGGGCGTTTGGCGCCGTGTTGCCAGCGGACGTATGCCTCTGGCCTGCATGTGTCCTTCCACACCGGAGTGGCAGGAAAAAATGCTAGATGTGGGCCGGCGAATCGTCGAGATGGGCGCCGATGGCGTGCTCTACGACATCGGCGGCTATACACCTGTCCTATGCTTTGACAGTTCACATCCCCACGACAAGCCGAGCACGGCCTTTGCCACCAAGGCCGAAAACTATCGGCAGTTGCGGGCCAACGTCAAGGCCCTCAATTCCGAGGCGGCCATGTGCATGGAGCACACCGTCGACGTCTATGGACAGCATATGGATATCGCACATTCATTGGACGGAGCTTGGCCGGATCCCCGTGCCTTCCCAGCGCTATACCGTTATACGTTCCCGGAGCATATCTGCATGAACCGGGAGTGCGGTGAAGACGAGGACGACTACCTTACCAAGGCCAATTATACCTTTGTCTATGGGCTGCGCTTTGACATGACCATCTTTCGCTGCCGGGGCACGCTGAGCGACATTCCACACTATGCGGCCTACCTGGGCAAGCTCAATCGCATCCGCGACGCACACGGCGATCTCCTACTGGAAGGAACCTTTGTGGATGGCGAGGGGATCGAGCTCGGCAACCCATCGATCGTAGCCAAATCCTACAGGATCGCCGAGCACTTGGCGGTCGTTGCATGGAACCCTGCCTCGGAAAGGCAGCCGCTACTCATCCGGGCACCAGAGTATCGTTTGGTCAAAACAGTGACCGTTGACGGGGAAGCACACCTGCCCCTTGAGACACTGAATCCGAACCAGATCGCCGTGCTCATTTACGTGTCCACTTAG